AGCATTGTCAGGGGCCGATCCAAAATTCAGCAGGTAGTCCTGCCGCTCGGAATCGTTGGCACCGCTGACCTGCATCCAGAATTCGACGGCCCAAGGAGGCTGCAAGGCAGTCAACGGAGCGCGCAGGGCCTGAGCCTGAAACGCATTGCTCCCGTTCAACTCGGCTGCACGGCCCAATTTCGCGAAGCCACCCGTTTCGCTGTGGTTAACACGCGATGCGCCCGAAAGGGGAACTAAGTCATTCTCCGTCGTGATCGGCTTTACCGACAAGGGCGCCAGTTGCAAGGCAGGTCCGTCCGCCTCGTCGAAGTTCCAATACAAGAGAGGTTCATCGTTGAGGATGATCTGGGTATACGGCGTTTGGGCGAGGATGTCGGAGGGAATCAAGGCCACCAACGCTGCGCAGAAGAGAAGTGGGTTGAGAGGCTTCATGCATCCGCCTTTGTAGGCCTCAGTGGAACACTGTCAAGAGCTTGGCGTATGTTTTGGGTTAAGTTGCTTTGAAGGGAGCGATCAATGCCCGGGCGAAGCAGGGTCAGGTCGATCTCATTTACATCGGAGACTCGATCGTCCGCAGCTGGATGTCGGACGGAACTCCCATGTAGGAGCACTACTGAGACCGGATGGCAGCATCCCGGCATCCCTCATGCCGGACTTCGAACACCCCAACGAGGAGGGACATCGCGTCTGGGCAGCGGCGATCGAGCCCAAGGTGGCGGAACTCATGGGCGATACGCCAACCCCCGCCATGCCCGCTAAATCGGCTGCGCCGTCTCCAACCCGGCAATGATAGTTCCGATAGGCTCTCTCCATGAACCAAGCCTCGTAACCTCGGCTCCTACAGGGCTTGAAGGGAAGAAAGGGACTCATTCCAAGGGGAAATTTGGCCCACGGAACACGCGGATCACACGGATCTGAAGAGGACTTGCAGGGGCCTGGCCGACTGATGTTACTGCTCTTCTGAATCCCCTCCGACTCCGTGTGGTCCGCGTGTTCCGTGGGCAATATGTCCCCGCTCATTCCATAGGGTCGGAAGCCCGCATCATCGGGGAAGCGGCGGTCCAACGTCTTCGAGCTGGATCACGACACGGTAGAAGACGCTCTGTGGTCCTTCCGCTGGGATCGGGTAGCGCACGGTCTGGCCTGCACCCAACACTCCGATATACCCCGTGAGCGGTGTCCAGAGGTTGTTATCCAAGTCGGTCGTCCATTCCAAGGTATACCTACGGATCTTGCCTTGATATCCGCTGCCCCCTTGCGCCTGGGCAACAAAGAAGACTTCCTTCCCCGCCGATTCGCTGGATCGGATGCCGAGCCGGAATCGGCTATTCGAGTTGTTGGGATCGGTTCCAGCGAGATACTCCTCGAGGTCGGTCAAACCGTCGCCGTCTTTGTCGGTGGTCGCACTTTGAAGGAGATTTCCGAACCACGCGATCTCCCACTCGTCCACGAGCCCGTCATTGTCGGAATCAAACCCTTGGCTTTCATTGATGTTCAGTTCATGGAACTGACCGCGTCCGCCCACCGTGAGCGGCACTTCCGCGAAACTGCCGCTCCGATCGCTGACCACGAGGGTCAACGCGGTGCCGGTAACCGACGACCACGGATCAAAAACCGGGGCGAAAGCTTCGAGCGGCACCCGCAGGGTAAAGTTGTCGCCCGAACGGGTGCTGTCGCCCATGCGGTAGCTGGCGACAATGGTGCCGTCGGAGTTCCGTCGAGCTTCGACGACCACGTCGGTGTCGGCCGCGCGCACCGGCAGACCGTTCCGGGTGATGACGCCATAGATGATGTTGTCGGGTTCAGGGATCTCGGCCTGCAGAAGGCCCGTGAGCGCGGCCAGGCCAAGGAACCATGTACCCAGGGTGAGCGAGGTGTGTTTCATACGACGTTCCAAGTTCATGTGCAGAATGTCAAAGGTCCTGACGTGGCTTAGTTGCCCGAGTAGGAGTAGCTCTGGAAAAACATGCGAATGTCTCCCACAGAGTTGATGAATGTATCGAGGCCCTGGTTCGGATTGGATAACAGGGTGCCACCGGGAATGATCAGCAGCCATTCCGTGTTCCAGACGCTCCGGCCTACCAAGCGTGTATCCGTCGCGGCCTCGCTTTCGTCGAACTCCCCGCCATCGTGGTAGGCGCGGAGGCTGGAGAACTTCCGCACATCGCCGAACACGCTGCTGAGGGAGTCGTGGATGGGAATGTAGCTCGGATTCCGGAGCGTCGTCTTACCGAGCTTGAAGGGCGGCGGGATTTGCTGGTCCAGCACCTTCCATTCGCGCGTGGCGAGAGAGGAGCCTGTGGGCGACCGCAGCACGTCGATTCCTGCAGGCACCAGGTAAACACGCGGGGTTCGAGAGAGGCCGGAGCCGTCGTAGCTGTCGAACCACACGCCCGCCGAGCGAATCTTGGTGGCAAAGTAGGTCGGGTCGTACGAGCTGTCCCCGCCGCCCAATGGCCAGCCGAAGTAGTTCAACCCAAACGTGACGGTGGTTCCGAAGCGGAGGACGAGCCCAGGCTGCGCTCCGGCGGACTCCGGGGCGAACGGCCGGCAGTAGCGTCGAAACTCGGGAACCTGCCAGAGGTCCGCCACCCGTGCCTTCTTCAATTCATTGCGCCACGCCTCCTCGCCGCCTTCGTCTGGCGAGATGCGCATCATTTGAGAGCGCAGGGAGAACTTGTTGCCCTCCAGGGCCGGGACGGTGAGACCGAGCTGCCCCTTCAGCACATTGAAGTTCTGCTTCAGACGACCAAGCGAATCGGATAGACCCGGCTGACCGACGACTGGAATGCCGTCCTGCATCACACCGAGGCTGCGGTCGCGGACGATCTGGGTGAGGAAGTCGCGGCCAGAACCATTCTGCGTGCCGAGCATCTGCGTCTCATAATCGTAGGCGATGGCCGCGAGATAGACGTAACGCGCCGCGAGATCAAACTGCGCTCGATACTTCTGCACCGCATCATTGCGGAAGACGCGAAACGTCATGTCCTGATAGCGGCTGTCCTGGATGTCGCCCGCGGTGTAGCGGCGGAAAGCGAGGCGCTCCTGCATCAGACGCTGGCCACCCGCCAGTGCAGCTTGGTAGCGGGTCGCGGCCTGACGTACCGTCTCCGCAAGCTGATAGGCCTCGATGCGCGCGGCGGGCTCGCTGCGGATGAGTTGCTGCACTTCCTTGACACGCTGTTGAACCTCGAAGCTCTGGCTGGCGGTCTCGATGGTGAGCCCCGTCGTCAGTTCGAGTTCCTCCTTCGACTGCTCCTCAGTGGCGATGGCTCCGTCCGTTCCGTCCGCAATCGACTCCGCTATTTCGGCAGCAGCGAGCGCGTAGGTAGCCACGGCGGACGCACCGACCGAGCCGAGGTCCAGAGGATTATCGATGGTGATCGCGGCGACCTCGGCCACGTCGCGGGCGATCGATCCCGCTCGGCGGAAAACTCCACTCACGATCCGGTAGTTGGTGATCAGGCTGTTGATGGATTCGACCTCGCTCTGCTGATCACCCAACGCCGTCACAACGACATTGCTCAGCGCATATTGCGCATCGAGCAAATCCACTGCGTCTTCGATCTGGTTGATCAACGCGTCGTAGTTCGCGAGGCTGATGCGCAGCGACGCGTCGGCTTGCAATAGGTCGGAGACCGCGAGCTGCAATTCGCCGGGCGCGCGACGTTGGCCCCACGAAGCCGGGGCGAGCAGACTATAGCTCGCGGCGGTCTGGGGATACGTCACGCGGAGCACACTATTCTGCAGCGCCCGGCTGCTGGTGTCGCCCGGGAAGTAGAACCCGAAGCTACCGTAGTCCGTCTCTACGGAGCTAAGGACCCTCGTAAAGCTTCGGGTGGTGGCGGTGGTCGACGAGATGAGCTCCGTCGCGTTGGCATACATGTAGTGATACAGGTCCGGTCCATCATAATCCGATGGATACGTTTTGCCCGGCCCAATGTCGCCGGAGTATGGGTAGCCAAAGATCTCGATCAGCCGGCTCTTGTAATCGCGTTCCTGCTCCTGGATGTTTCGTGCAAAATCCGTGTCGGAATCCTGCTGGCGACGCAGGGCAGTGGTGAGCTGACTGGCATTGTTGAACGCGTTCATCGCGTTGTTCATCGCCGTCTCCGCGCGCTCGTAAATCTGGTCGAAGTGCGTCCGGCTTTGCGTGCCGGAACCGATGTCCAGGAAAAAGGGATCGACGTCGAACGGCACCACGCCCTTGCCGAGGCCGAGCGGGTTCAGCCCGCGATCCGCCTTGTCGAGCTGCGCTTGGATTTCGTCCGCGTTGGCCGCGATCTCGCCGATCTCGGTGACGGTGGTTCGATCGATCCGGGTGATGCCCGAATGCGTCGGGTCCGGATCTTGAGCCGGGAGAATCGTGTTGGCCATCAGCCAATCCACATAGGCGGCCTGGCGCGTGCGCTGAGCCCACTCGAAGAGGCCCCACGCGCGTTCGGCGTCGGTGTCCTTGTAGCCCTGGAACTGGCCGGCTGGATCGTCCACATAGGTCTGGCGGTAGGTGAGGTTCACAGTCTCGGCACCGACCTTCGCCTTCGCGGCGGCGGCGCGAGCGAACTTGCGTTCGTCAAGGTAGTCCACCGCCACAACCGCCCCACCGAGCCGGACGGACTCCGCGCGCGGCACCCAGGTGTAGTTCGTGTTGCGAAGGAGGTCGTAGTAGGCCTTGGTCGCGGTGAGGAAATGGCCCCACGCGTCGCCGTGACCTTGGGGGAACATCGCGGAGGCGTCGTCGATGTTCACGAAGCCGTCGAAGTTGACGTCGATGATGTTGTAGCTCTGCGCGTAGGCGAGCTCGCCATCGCCACGCGTGAGGTTCCAGAAGAGGCGGTTGTAGACCGGACCGATGCGGACGCTCGCCGACGAGGCATCGCGGCCCCGCAGAAGCACGAGTTCCTCCTCGAGCAGGGAGTCGAGCTGGTTCTGGAAAGCGAAGACGGAAGAGGCGAACACGCCATAGTCCGTCCCACCCGTGCCATCCGTGGCGAAGCCGATCGTCGGATCGGTAGAGTCGGCGTACGCCTCGTTGCCGAGCATCATGTAGAAGTCCGCGATGCGACCACCGACGAGCAGAAGCGAGGTGTTGGCCGGCTCGTAGTTCACGGGCGGCGTGCCTTCGATGCTGAGAGACTTGCCGCGCTCGAACACGGTGGTGTAAGCCTCGATGAGACCGACAGTGTTGAGGTAGCTCGGATCGGGATTAAAGGCGACCGGCCCCTCGTAACGGCGCCCCGCCTGCGTGAGCATGTTGACCAGGGTTGACGCCTCGGTGGAATGGAAGCTGTCGGAACGTTGCTCGAAGGGATTGAGGCCGTCGATGACCCGTTTGATCCAGCCTTCTGCGAGTTGGGCCCGCCCACCGCCCGGTTGGCCAACCCAGTCGCTCCACTTCGTGACACCGTCGATGTTGTAGCCGCGATACCGGCAGATGAACCAGTTGTCGGACATCGTGAGCAGCCCATTGCGCGGTCCTTCGCCAAGGGTGATGTCGTTGAAGCCCTGGCCGGCGTCCTCGGTCGAATAGATAAACCAGCCACGTGGATCGATGATATTGCCCGAGCCATCCACCACGGGCAGGTCCGTAGCCACTTCGCCGCCCGTGTCCGGATGGTAATACCACTCAAACTCCATCAGCTCCGGTGCGCCACCGAAGTCCGCGCTGTGGCGCATCGTGATGCGTTCATCGAAAACGTTGTCGGACGGTAACACTTTCACGTCGCCAAGCGTCGGCCCTTCGTCGATGCGCACGACGTAAAGTGTGGTCGGGAGTTCGGGTCGGTTCGCGTCGTTGTTCTCGGCGAGCGTGATGAAGCGCGGCGGTATGGCGGCGGGCGCCGTGGAATCCACCCACCGAGTCGATGCTCCCCCGAAGCTCCCGGGCAGCCCGCTGACGGTCGCGGACGCAATCGTGGTCCCGGCACCTTCGTCGAAGTGGAAGTAGGCGATGAGCCCCTCTTCGCGCCCGTTGAGCTGCTTGCGCATCCGACGTTTGAGATCGGAGGAACTGAGGGCGACGTTCCAGATCTGAAACTCATCGAGCTGGCCGTTGAAGCCCTGGCCGATCGCAAAGCCGGAGGTCTCCTGCAGGCCGGAGGCCAGCGCGCTGCCGATGCGGACCCCATCCACGAACACAGTGAGGTTCGTCGTCTCGCGAACGAGCGCGTAGTGGTGCCAGTCCGCGTCGAAGACATGCGACACAATTCCGGGGAGGTCGAGCCCGGCACGATCGCTGATCACGAAGCGATTCGCGCCTGGCTGCGGACTGAACTCGAAACCGGACGACGTGACAAAGAACGCACCGTTGTTGTTGGCGGCGGAGACTTTCGCCCAGGTGGAGATGGTGAAATCCCCGACGAGGGCGCCGAAGTTGCCCAGCGTGATGGGATCAAAGACCCCGTTGAAGCTGAGGGCCTTCCCGGGCCTGGGTTCGGCAGGTGGGATGCCACCGAGGCCGGCGGTGAGTGCCTTCGGCCCGGCGCCGAACTTCTCCAGCACCACATTGGTGCCGCTCATGGTAAGGCCGAGACGCAGTTCATCGTCGGGCCGGCCGTTCTGCGGCGACAAGTCGACGCCGTTCGGATTGCGGGTGAAGTAATAGAGACGCTTGATCGCGTCGCGCCAAATTCCCGTTCGGGAGAGTTGCTGAATGCGCTCCCAATCCCGCGGACTCATGACGTTCGGGAGTAACAAAGGATTATCCGCTCCGCCGAATTCGGCTCCGGTGTCGTAAACACCCGCGAAGGTGAGTTCGCGAGTCTGCGGATTGTACGTGAACCGCTGCTTGAGGTGATACGGAAGCTCAGGGAAGTAGACCTTGTCGACGATCAGCTCCTGTTTGATCTCAGGCGGGAGAGTGTAATTCGCGACGTTCGTAATCGTGCGTGGTGACAGCGGATCGTAGAAACGCGCAAGCGCGTAGATTCTGTTGGTGTCTCCGGGATCGATGTCGTCGTAAATGATGCTCGCATGCGCCCAGTCCTTGACGCCGGGCAGGCCGCGCTTCGGCGTCAGCAGGCTTTCGCCAATGTTGAGGATCGGCGGATCGTCCGGCCAACGGATGTCGTAACTGGCATCGATCGGACGGGAACGTCCATCCACCACGGTGATCCAGTCGACGCAGTTGCCTTCGCGGCGACCATTCACCGGATAGTAGAAGCCGGGCTGGAGTTGATACCACCACTGAATGGTGATCTCGGCATGCTCGCCGTAGGGGCCAGCGGACTTGGCGTAGATCGTGCCCAGATGATTCTTCCAACCAGGTCCTTTGAGGATTCGCGAGTTGTCGCACTGCGGCATCATCAGGCTGATGGGCAGCGGCGGTTGAACGGCGTTGCCCGCGACGCCCTCGAAGGTCGGGTCGCCCTCGAAGATGACCTTGTAGGTGCGCATCGCCCATTTGCCGTTGCCGGGGTTGCGGAACTTCAGCAGTGCATAAGGCTCGGAGACGTTCAGTCCGGCGTTGAGGTCGTTGCGTAACGCGTAGAGCGCTTCGCCGGAGGACGATGGACCTATGAGCGCGTGTTCCTCGTTCGGGTTGTAACCGGGGAGATGCGGTTCCGGTTGGACGTACACCTTCTTATTCGGATGCAGCGCGTCCTCAAGAGGGCCGGAACCGAGGCCATTGGCGATGCTGACGAGGTGGGTGGTGTTTACGGGCCATTCGACGGCGTAACGCACCGGCAGACCAGACCACGCCACGCCGAGACGGTTCGTGCGATACCAGACGACCACGAGCTGATTCGTCGGTGCCGCAGTGGTGGCGTTGGGGACGTTCACCGGGATGATCGAGCCGAAACGCGTGGGGCGATCGTAGGCACGGTCGGCGCCGGAGCCGTCGTAGAATGCGTTAGGGAAGAAGACATGGCCCTGACGATCGAGGTAATCGAAGTGCCCGGGGTACTCGAGCGTGTCGCCGACAAAGACCGACTTGTTGTCATCGAGGTAACGCGTGTCGTCCCACAGCACGGTGCGGACGACATCGAACGCCGGGAAATGAATCGCTTCGTTGGGTTGCTGGCCGTCGGACTTCACGTAGCGCAACACCGAGTAACCGATGCCCGAGGCGTTGAAGATCGCTGCGCTCGGATCCACCCCCGCACCCGTCGCGGTGGTGTATTGGAGCTCACGGTAACTGTGTGGCAGCTCGACGCCCTGCGGCTGCACTTCACTCGGCGTGTTCGCGACGTGAACGGTCGGCGTGCGCGGCCAGATGTTCTGGCCAACCGAAACGACACGGTTGGTGTTGCCCGGATTGGAATCGAGCCGCCAGCGTAACCGGGCCGTGACCGGACGAATGGCGTAGAGGCGGCCTTCGGCTTGGCTCCAGTAGAATGCATTTTGTTCGGTGTCGAACGTGCTGCCGCGCTCGAGAAGCTCAATCTCGGGGGCAACGAGCGCCGTGGCACCCAGCGGTCGGGCAATTTTGCGTCCGATGACCCACGCCGGGATGGCGATGAACGCGCGCGTCTGGCCGTTGGTGCGACCGGTGCCGGTGATCCAACCCTCGCTGTTGATGGCACGGGCTTCGTCGAGCTGCCACTGCGAATCGGGCGGGAGCAGATCGTTCATATCATACATCTGGTCGGCACTGTGCAGGAAGGCGCGGGCAGTGCCGGAACCGTTGTGGGCAGTTCCAACGCTCTGCCGGAAGTTATTGATGCCAAAGGCGACACTGGTGCCGTTGCCTGTCAATCCGCCAAGCAGCACCGGGTCCCGTCCCTCCTCCCACCGGAAGGCCCGAGCCGTGCCGTTGATGGTCATGGCGCCGGCCAGGGCGCCTGCGCTGTTGATCGCATGGGCGTAATTGTTCGTCGCACCGCCAGTAAGCGGAACTACAAGCCGGCCGCCCTCAGTGTAAAGCACGGCGCGGAGGGCGTTGTTGATGACAGCGCGACCGGCAATCTGTCCGCCGTCATTGATCCCGAAGGCTTCCGACACCTCGGTTTCAATCAACGAAGGGAGCACGCCCCACACGCCGTTGGTGTAGATGACCCCGCGGTTGCCAGCATTTGCGGTGAGGTTGCCGAAGCCGATCACCTGGCCCGGCCCATTGATGGCGCGGCCTTCGGAGCGATTGCCGACCCCCGCGAAACCGAGCTTGATAAAGCCACCAGTACGATAGACGAACGCCTGCGGCAGCACGCCCCCTTCTATCACCGAGCCGGTGATCTCCCCGTTCCCATTCATGCCGTGGGCGTAGCTGGTGCTTCCGGCGGGCGCACCGAGATCGGTCAGCGTGCCGCCATCGAGAATCCCGTTAAAACGGAAGGCACGTCCCTCCGCGCTGGAATTGCGGCCCGCGTAGCCGGCGACCTGACCTTGATCATTGATGGCCATGCCGAAGCTGGTGGACCAGCCTGGGAGCGTGCCGATGTCGCGCACGGCGTAGGCGGGCTTCGGAAGCACCGCGAGCTCGAACGTTCGGCTCGCGGAGTCGCCCGGCGTATCGCGCACGGTAACAGTGACGATGACATTGCCGATCTCGCCCGGGACCGGGACGATGCGAAGCGTGCGATTGGTGCCGTTGGCCGTGGTGACCCAATTCGTCAGGATCGGCACCGTGCCGCCGGACTCGAAGACGACGCTGACCGCGAGGTCGGCTTTCACCTGGTTGGCGTCCGAATCATTGACGACGAATGCGATCGTGTTGGTCGTGTCCTCGATGATGAGCTGGTCGGGAATCGCGCTGATGGTCGGGACGTCGTTGATGTTGGCGACGTTGATTTCTAGGGTCGCGCCCCGCCTCAGCCCGGTGCTGTCGGTAACGGTGTATTTGATGATGTCCGGCCCGATGTAATTCGTCGCCGGGAGGTAGATGATCGGGTTCTCGCCGCTGACGCCTATCAACCCGCTGCTGCGGCTCACGGTGCCGTGCTGGGGAGGCGCATCGAGGGTGTAAGTGAGATTGGTGTTGATTGGGCGGCCGTCCACGTCCTGGCCGACGAGGTAAAGTGGCGTCGCGGTGTCCTCATCAACCGTGTAGCGATGGATGCCCTGACGGCCGTTGATGCCGTTGTTGTTGCCCCAGGAGGCGCCTCCTGTCAGGTAGCCGTCCTCCGGACCGCCCTGCGTGCCGACGTTCGATGCGGAGTCGTAGGCGATGACTCCCGAGGCTTCCTCGAAGCGGTAGTAAGCGCGCAGGCTCGGTTCGTTGCCGGCCAGCGGTACAGTCATCGTGCGGCGGATGTCGCTCGCGGTGCGCGCGGTGGTCCACACGCGGACTTCGTCGATGCGACCGGCCCAGTTTTCGCCAAAGCCGCCGTATTGGCGGCCGATGCGGAACTCACTGGCGGCGGGGTTGACAACACCGGAGCCGATGGATGCGACCAGCACGCCGTTGGTGTAGAGGAATGCGCTACTACCGGATTTCACAACCGCGAAGTGCGTCCAGACGCCGATCGGGAACGGAACGTTATTCGGGTTCTGCCAAGTGTCTCCCGCGCGCACGATTCCGTTGCCCATGCCGATGTAGAACGCGTTGCCGCTGGTGCCTTGCGAAAGAATCTCACGGTTTCCGGTAGTGCCCGGATTCAGGTAAGCCCACGCTTCCACCGTGAAATCACCAGAGGTCGGAATCACCGAGCCGGGCGAAACGGCCACGTAACCGTCCACGCCGTTCAAACTCAGCGCGCCCGCCATGCCCGCGGTTGGCGTGTCCTCCACTGGATTCACGACGAGCTGGAGGGAATTGGTCGTCAAGAGCGCGCCGTCGCTGATGACTACGGACACCGTGGCCGTGCCGAATTGGTTCGGAATCGGCGTCAGCACCAACGGCCGCGATGAAGGTTCGGCAAGCGGTCCGCCCACGAGGATGCCTTCGGAGCTGATCAGCTGCGGATTGTTTGAGTACCGTGAGACCACGGTCAGCGACGCCGCAGATTGTTCGAGATCGGCGACCGTGGCGAAGCCGTAGAAGGTCTCGTCCTCGTTCATCGTGACGCTGGACGGGAGGCCGATGGCAGGCGGTGAGGCGGTGATGGTGAAGTTCACGTTGGTCGCGCCTGCATACGACGTGATGCTCGCCGGCGAGAATGTCATGCCGCGTCCGCTGGGAGTAATCACGGCGTTGACATTCCCCATGACAGGCACGTTGGCAAAGATCGTTCCGTCACCGGTCCGCTGGGAAAGATCATACGTACCAAGAGTCTGGGAGACGACCGCCCCCCTTTGGTCATTCAACGGTGCCTGTGGAGCGCGGAGTCTGATGCTTGAGAGTATCTGCTGACGGAGCAGGGTGTTCGCGGTCGTAGGGAAGACGCTACCGACGATGGTTCCTGTCTGCACGTAGAGGGCGGTTGGTACACCTGCTGGAATGTCGGTGAAAGTCGCAGTGAAGCTGGTCACGAGCGGATGAGATGGAAGCGAACGATGATTCTTGGCGATGCCCGCATCGAAATTACCATTGGCATCCGTGACCACCGGACCAGTCGTCACGACCATGCTCCAACTCACGAGTGTTCCTACATTGCCCCCTACCAAATCCCTAACGCGCAGCTTCCACGCGCCGCTTACGGATTTGCCGAACAATTTGGCCGGCGATTCAAAAGAACTGACAAATTCGCTGTAGGTCGGGTTGTTGTAGGCGAAGGCATCCGAGTTGGCCTTGCGGAGATCGACGGTAGTGCCGTCGGGGTGAATCAAAGTGATCTCCAGGTCGCCAGCGCGCGGATGGCTGATGGTGGGCGTGACGGCAATGCCGGTGATGAAGCCGGGTTCATCTCTGTTTTGGGTGAATTCGATGCCGGCGCCTGAATTGTCAGGAATGTTGCCGGTAGGGGGCCTCGGCGTACTGGTTACAGTCGGGAAGTCCCCGGGAAAAATCATCACTCCGGGCACACCGAAGGTGCCTGACCTGACCTGTCCCGTAAGCGGGC
The Verrucomicrobiales bacterium DNA segment above includes these coding regions:
- a CDS encoding proprotein convertase P-domain-containing protein, which gives rise to MNSIRNTASFPRTTVRHGIVAGLLLLAATLQTFAQQVFPTFSGRVVSGPDDTGLAGVRVSWTLSPNNGGASGGGGVTTTDANGNYSGTFSAATAGSGFEWRFTFTKANHTINGFDRRVIGFSGNSVMPDPSVRYGPLTGQVRSGTFGVPGVMIFPGDFPTVTSTPRPPTGNIPDNSGAGIEFTQNRDEPGFITGIAVTPTISHPRAGDLEITLIHPDGTTVDLRKANSDAFAYNNPTYSEFVSSFESPAKLFGKSVSGAWKLRVRDLVGGNVGTLVSWSMVVTTGPVVTDANGNFDAGIAKNHRSLPSHPLVTSFTATFTDIPAGVPTALYVQTGTIVGSVFPTTANTLLRQQILSSIRLRAPQAPLNDQRGAVVSQTLGTYDLSQRTGDGTIFANVPVMGNVNAVITPSGRGMTFSPASITSYAGATNVNFTITASPPAIGLPSSVTMNEDETFYGFATVADLEQSAASLTVVSRYSNNPQLISSEGILVGGPLAEPSSRPLVLTPIPNQFGTATVSVVISDGALLTTNSLQLVVNPVEDTPTAGMAGALSLNGVDGYVAVSPGSVIPTSGDFTVEAWAYLNPGTTGNREILSQGTSGNAFYIGMGNGIVRAGDTWQNPNNVPFPIGVWTHFAVVKSGSSAFLYTNGVLVASIGSGVVNPAASEFRIGRQYGGFGENWAGRIDEVRVWTTARTASDIRRTMTVPLAGNEPSLRAYYRFEEASGVIAYDSASNVGTQGGPEDGYLTGGASWGNNNGINGRQGIHRYTVDEDTATPLYLVGQDVDGRPINTNLTYTLDAPPQHGTVSRSSGLIGVSGENPIIYLPATNYIGPDIIKYTVTDSTGLRRGATLEINVANINDVPTISAIPDQLIIEDTTNTIAFVVNDSDANQVKADLAVSVVFESGGTVPILTNWVTTANGTNRTLRIVPVPGEIGNVIVTVTVRDTPGDSASRTFELAVLPKPAYAVRDIGTLPGWSTSFGMAINDQGQVAGYAGRNSSAEGRAFRFNGILDGGTLTDLGAPAGSTSYAHGMNGNGEITGSVIEGGVLPQAFVYRTGGFIKLGFAGVGNRSEGRAINGPGQVIGFGNLTANAGNRGVIYTNGVWGVLPSLIETEVSEAFGINDGGQIAGRAVINNALRAVLYTEGGRLVVPLTGGATNNYAHAINSAGALAGAMTINGTARAFRWEEGRDPVLLGGLTGNGTSVAFGINNFRQSVGTAHNGSGTARAFLHSADQMYDMNDLLPPDSQWQLDEARAINSEGWITGTGRTNGQTRAFIAIPAWVIGRKIARPLGATALVAPEIELLERGSTFDTEQNAFYWSQAEGRLYAIRPVTARLRWRLDSNPGNTNRVVSVGQNIWPRTPTVHVANTPSEVQPQGVELPHSYRELQYTTATGAGVDPSAAIFNASGIGYSVLRYVKSDGQQPNEAIHFPAFDVVRTVLWDDTRYLDDNKSVFVGDTLEYPGHFDYLDRQGHVFFPNAFYDGSGADRAYDRPTRFGSIIPVNVPNATTAAPTNQLVVVWYRTNRLGVAWSGLPVRYAVEWPVNTTHLVSIANGLGSGPLEDALHPNKKVYVQPEPHLPGYNPNEEHALIGPSSSGEALYALRNDLNAGLNVSEPYALLKFRNPGNGKWAMRTYKVIFEGDPTFEGVAGNAVQPPLPISLMMPQCDNSRILKGPGWKNHLGTIYAKSAGPYGEHAEITIQWWYQLQPGFYYPVNGRREGNCVDWITVVDGRSRPIDASYDIRWPDDPPILNIGESLLTPKRGLPGVKDWAHASIIYDDIDPGDTNRIYALARFYDPLSPRTITNVANYTLPPEIKQELIVDKVYFPELPYHLKQRFTYNPQTRELTFAGVYDTGAEFGGADNPLLLPNVMSPRDWERIQQLSRTGIWRDAIKRLYYFTRNPNGVDLSPQNGRPDDELRLGLTMSGTNVVLEKFGAGPKALTAGLGGIPPAEPRPGKALSFNGVFDPITLGNFGALVGDFTISTWAKVSAANNNGAFFVTSSGFEFSPQPGANRFVISDRAGLDLPGIVSHVFDADWHHYALVRETTNLTVFVDGVRIGSALASGLQETSGFAIGQGFNGQLDEFQIWNVALSSSDLKRRMRKQLNGREEGLIAYFHFDEGAGTTIASATVSGLPGSFGGASTRWVDSTAPAAIPPRFITLAENNDANRPELPTTLYVVRIDEGPTLGDVKVLPSDNVFDERITMRHSADFGGAPELMEFEWYYHPDTGGEVATDLPVVDGSGNIIDPRGWFIYSTEDAGQGFNDITLGEGPRNGLLTMSDNWFICRYRGYNIDGVTKWSDWVGQPGGGRAQLAEGWIKRVIDGLNPFEQRSDSFHSTEASTLVNMLTQAGRRYEGPVAFNPDPSYLNTVGLIEAYTTVFERGKSLSIEGTPPVNYEPANTSLLLVGGRIADFYMMLGNEAYADSTDPTIGFATDGTGGTDYGVFASSVFAFQNQLDSLLEEELVLLRGRDASSASVRIGPVYNRLFWNLTRGDGELAYAQSYNIIDVNFDGFVNIDDASAMFPQGHGDAWGHFLTATKAYYDLLRNTNYTWVPRAESVRLGGAVVAVDYLDERKFARAAAAKAKVGAETVNLTYRQTYVDDPAGQFQGYKDTDAERAWGLFEWAQRTRQAAYVDWLMANTILPAQDPDPTHSGITRIDRTTVTEIGEIAANADEIQAQLDKADRGLNPLGLGKGVVPFDVDPFFLDIGSGTQSRTHFDQIYERAETAMNNAMNAFNNASQLTTALRRQQDSDTDFARNIQEQERDYKSRLIEIFGYPYSGDIGPGKTYPSDYDGPDLYHYMYANATELISSTTATTRSFTRVLSSVETDYGSFGFYFPGDTSSRALQNSVLRVTYPQTAASYSLLAPASWGQRRAPGELQLAVSDLLQADASLRISLANYDALINQIEDAVDLLDAQYALSNVVVTALGDQQSEVESINSLITNYRIVSGVFRRAGSIARDVAEVAAITIDNPLDLGSVGASAVATYALAAAEIAESIADGTDGAIATEEQSKEELELTTGLTIETASQSFEVQQRVKEVQQLIRSEPAARIEAYQLAETVRQAATRYQAALAGGQRLMQERLAFRRYTAGDIQDSRYQDMTFRVFRNDAVQKYRAQFDLAARYVYLAAIAYDYETQMLGTQNGSGRDFLTQIVRDRSLGVMQDGIPVVGQPGLSDSLGRLKQNFNVLKGQLGLTVPALEGNKFSLRSQMMRISPDEGGEEAWRNELKKARVADLWQVPEFRRYCRPFAPESAGAQPGLVLRFGTTVTFGLNYFGWPLGGGDSSYDPTYFATKIRSAGVWFDSYDGSGLSRTPRVYLVPAGIDVLRSPTGSSLATREWKVLDQQIPPPFKLGKTTLRNPSYIPIHDSLSSVFGDVRKFSSLRAYHDGGEFDESEAATDTRLVGRSVWNTEWLLIIPGGTLLSNPNQGLDTFINSVGDIRMFFQSYSYSGN